The genomic window ACCTTGATCCCTTACGACGACACCCACTACAACCTCTACAGCGCGATTCGTGGTGGCGGCAGTGGCCAGACGGCCGGTGGTATCGCACTCGCCAAGTCGGCCTTGACGTCAACACTGTTGAACCCAATTGCTGCCCCGGTCGATAGCCAAGGCCAAACCGGGCGGCAGTTTGCCCTGAACCCCACCATGACCGGACTTGCCGGTCTGTTCAATACCGGCAAGATGGCGGTGCAGCTCAATGTTGGGCCGCTGGTGAAGCCGCTGACGCGCGCTCAGTACAACAGCAATGACAAGGTCAGCTTTCCGCGGCCCCCGCAGTTGTTTTCGCATAACGACCAGCAAAGCATCTGGCAATCGTCCTCGCCCGAGGGGTCGACGGTGGGCTGGGGCGGCAACCTAGGCGATCTGACGTTGGAGAACAGCTTGAACAGCAAATTAGTGTTCACCGGGATTTCGGTCTCAGGGAACGCGGTGTTTTTGTCCGGCGATACAGCGCTCCAGTACCAAGTCAGCACGAGTGGAGCGATCAAGATCAGGCCAGCGACAAATACCTGGGTTTATGGAAACCCGTCCGTCGCAGCAGCGATCACCAGTCTGATGCGGGAAAACCGGGTCCACAAACTGGAGAACGAATACAACGCCGTCACCAAGCGCGCTTTGGATGCCGAGTCTGCAGTCACCACCGCCTTGTCAGAGACCGTGCCCTCCACCGTGTTCCCTACGGATTCGCTGGGCAACCAGCTCAAGATGGTGGCGCGCTTGATCAAAGGGCGGGTCGCCTTGGGCGTGCGTCGGCAGGTGTTTTTTGTGTCGATCGGCGGATTTGATTTGCACGACAACCTGATCCGTGACCATGGCACTTTGTTGGGCCGGGTCAGTGCCGCCATGACCGCGTTTTACAACGCGACCGTGGAAATGGGCGTGGAGAACCAAGTCACCTCGTTCACCGCCTCTGACTTTGGCCGCACTTTGTCGTCTAACGGTGATGGCTCTGACCACGGGTGGGGTAGCCACCACTTTGTCGTGGGCG from Rhodoferax potami includes these protein-coding regions:
- a CDS encoding DUF1501 domain-containing protein; this encodes MTSSTPPDLQRRAFLRRSGQLALTGTALPFAMNLAALGEAAAFNAPSGDYKALVCVFLYGGNDYANTLIPYDDTHYNLYSAIRGGGSGQTAGGIALAKSALTSTLLNPIAAPVDSQGQTGRQFALNPTMTGLAGLFNTGKMAVQLNVGPLVKPLTRAQYNSNDKVSFPRPPQLFSHNDQQSIWQSSSPEGSTVGWGGNLGDLTLENSLNSKLVFTGISVSGNAVFLSGDTALQYQVSTSGAIKIRPATNTWVYGNPSVAAAITSLMRENRVHKLENEYNAVTKRALDAESAVTTALSETVPSTVFPTDSLGNQLKMVARLIKGRVALGVRRQVFFVSIGGFDLHDNLIRDHGTLLGRVSAAMTAFYNATVEMGVENQVTSFTASDFGRTLSSNGDGSDHGWGSHHFVVGGAVDGQRYFGEAPPINVTDGTGWPRVYTAAEQWHVGQGRLLPRTSVDQYAATLAKWFGVTDTEMPQVLGNINNFGTPAGRADYPWDLGFMT